From a single Nitrospira sp. genomic region:
- a CDS encoding nucleoside deaminase, whose protein sequence is MELALQQARLAPLLGEVPIGAVLVHQNEVIAAAHNYRELSQDPTAHAEMIVIRKAAEQLRTWRLTDTTLYVTLEPCPMCAGAIIQARITRLVFGAWDPKAGACGSILNIPAERRFNHRVQVAGGLFEQESRALLQEFFRAKRNNASEKQRPPNPIT, encoded by the coding sequence ATGGAGCTGGCCCTCCAACAGGCTAGGCTCGCTCCGCTGCTAGGAGAAGTCCCGATCGGCGCGGTACTGGTGCACCAGAACGAAGTGATCGCCGCTGCTCACAATTACCGGGAGCTATCACAAGACCCAACCGCCCATGCGGAGATGATCGTCATCCGCAAGGCTGCGGAGCAATTAAGGACATGGCGTCTCACCGACACGACTCTCTATGTAACGCTGGAGCCTTGTCCTATGTGCGCCGGAGCGATCATACAAGCTCGCATCACTCGGCTCGTGTTCGGCGCTTGGGATCCCAAAGCCGGGGCATGCGGATCGATCCTGAATATTCCGGCTGAACGTCGATTCAACCATCGCGTACAGGTAGCCGGAGGGTTATTCGAACAGGAGAGCCGAGCCCTCTTGCAGGAGTTTTTTCGCGCCAAAAGAAATAACGCGTCGGAGAAGCAGCGTCCACCAAATCCGATCACCTAA
- a CDS encoding sigma-70 family RNA polymerase sigma factor, with protein MDSTLSHAASAIDPKIAARAGKGDHLAFSRLYDQSSTVLFSLAVRILGNGEDAAEVFQSVYLDVWRKTVRYDVGRGTPIAWLLTLTRSRAIERLRTSPSRVRRQVGSTDEAQSEITTGQFESPADQALRTVISTTLADLPLAQRHAIELSYYEGLTPVEIATRLGQPLDAVSARIRLGMSKLRESLHTYWEQDKSA; from the coding sequence ATGGACTCAACTCTTTCGCACGCCGCATCTGCTATCGATCCGAAAATCGCCGCTCGAGCCGGCAAAGGCGATCACCTCGCCTTCAGCCGGCTCTACGACCAATCGAGCACCGTGCTCTTTAGCCTGGCTGTGCGAATCCTGGGGAACGGAGAAGATGCGGCAGAAGTCTTCCAAAGCGTGTACCTCGATGTATGGAGAAAAACCGTTCGGTATGACGTCGGACGAGGAACACCGATCGCCTGGCTGTTGACCCTGACGCGTAGTCGAGCCATCGAGCGATTGCGGACATCTCCATCCCGTGTTCGTCGTCAGGTCGGCTCCACTGATGAGGCACAGAGTGAGATAACGACCGGGCAGTTCGAATCGCCAGCCGATCAGGCGCTACGAACCGTGATCAGCACAACCTTGGCGGACCTGCCGCTGGCGCAACGGCACGCCATTGAATTGTCGTACTACGAAGGCCTCACGCCGGTAGAGATTGCCACGAGACTCGGTCAGCCACTAGACGCCGTCTCGGCCCGTATTAGACTGGGTATGTCGAAGCTACGCGAGTCATTACACACATACTGGGAACAGGACAAGTCGGCATGA